ATCTTGTAATTAATTACTTGCGTATATATGCTGCAGCAGTGCAAATGGGCAATCAACTGACTGTATTGTTTCTTAGTCAAGCTTTGCATGTTCACATTCTGTTCTTTATTCCCAAAACTTGCTTCAGAATTTCTATTTAATTTGTTTTCCTTGCACATGAGCTGTTGTTTTGTTTTCTCACAGTAATAGCAAACCAGAAGAGTTTCCTTAGAATTGAAATTGGTTTTCACTGTATATGTTAACTTCTTGTCCACAAAAATTCAATGAACCAAACTCCATTGCattattagatatttatatttcttaattttacttttaaaaagaaaaaaatatcttTTCATCTCCAATTTTCAAGAACTATTATTACACAGACTCTCCAACTAGTTTGAAGATATCGTGAACTATTTTATATTCACTCGTCAGTGGTTTTATCATCAATTAGCATTAGAATACTTCCTAATTGTAAATTGCTTCAGATAATCTGTTTCCGTAGAGAAAATTAGAAGCGACATaatattttgtgaattaaaaaTGAAAGCTCTATGCTAGATTGAACATTAGCATCTAGAAGCAAGTTGTCCGATACGAAACGTCATTTCCCGTCTAGTGTGTGCGCGCGCGCACGTATTTTAATTATACTAACAATTTGTGTGTTCtcataaattaagaaaaaaaattgctttaCTACTTCATATTGCATTAAGACTTTCCCATTTCGAAAACTATTCCATTTACCTTATGttgtaattaaagaaaaataacgTAAAATGAAATTGTCAAAAGAAATTTTGGATGTCTAAAGTCATTGTAAGTAGCCCCACCATAGTTCTGAGTTTAGCAAATCAAAGACGAAGGTGTCCCCATACTCCCCCTAAATTGTCACTCTTGCGAGTACTTAAAGTATTTGGTATCCCCAAAATCCTCCGAAAGCTTGAACTATATCCTCTTATATATTAAATTCTCCGTTGATGTTTTGACAAAATGTATGAGATAACTCGTCAAAAGGCGCGTGAGAATGAAATTAGCCGTAAAAATAACCCCACATGGCAGTGTCGAAAGACTAATTAGTGTTACCCTCTATAAGAAAGATTAATATTTTATTTCCCCTATATGTTCTTTATATTCGAGCCGccgcctcctcctcctcctcctcctctccttcttcttcttttctctataTTGGTTCCATCTGAAATTTTCTCCTCTTGTTTCTTCTGAAATTGCCTTTTTTCCATGCTTTCTCCTTTATTCATTTCtccataatttttctttcttgaaagaaTACCCTAACCCTAATTTTCCTATATCCCAAATCTCACACTAAACAAAAAGTCCTAGTGAAATCGAAGGTTAATGGAAATAAATAATGTTCAACCGAAGTTTAATGGAGAAATCACGATTCAGATCTTAATTGAAGTGGTATTTCAATTAGGCTGAGCTAATTGGCCACGTGTAGTGCCGCCACTTGGCACAATTTAAAGTTAATTAAGAGCGTGTATCACACGCACCGTTAAAAAATCAATAGGGTTTTTAATATatagggaatatagttcaaaagGTTTGGGGGACACTGAATAATTTAAGTAGGTAATTAACAAAATACATGATAGTTTAGTGAAAATTTTAGGGTATTATCGAAACATGTGACTTGAATAATTTGACAGCTTTAGATCACTGGCCCTTAATTTGACTCGACTCAACGTGGCAGATCATTTGAACACATCGCATAAACTCCCTGATATTGGATTGATTTGGCAATCCATGACATGACGCACAACAGTTGGTATGAATTTGATCTGTAAGATGAAGTAACCTTCAACTAGCTAGAAATCAATGTAAAGGACACATTTTGTGAGCCAAGCCTACCTTAGCCAATGGTTTGTTGATCAATTCATAATTATAGAAGCGCATCGAAacttaaataataattaaacaaACGGAAAGAAACATATGAAAACCGTGAAAAATAGAAACCATTTTGGTGTTGGTAGGGTGACGAGCATGAAATTTAAGATTGATGGAGAATATGAAAGTGCGGCTTTAATATCAAAATAAATCCTGGTGAGGTTAATGATGTATCAGAGAATTTGGAGGAAAATTTGTACGAATATCCCTGAAACAAAAACAGCAACTTTCGTCCACAACTTCTACTGGTCAATGTCAATTTCATCCAGAATTTTAAGCACAGTTCTGAATGTGAATCAGTCTTTCTTTTCCATATCCATGCGCTTCTTACAACGTCACTATTAGGCATTAACGAGAAAAATAGGAGAAAACTATCTTAGTTTTGTTAAAGTTTTAGGATGAACAGAACATATGAACACGCTTCCAAGTTTAAATGTAAGCACAAGTGCAGAAACCTACATACATTTCACTATTAAGTACGTGTTTATGGAATAAGATCCCAAACCATGGATTCTCAAAAGTGGCATCATTTATCCGCAGCAAGAACCACAGGCGGGAAGAGAGCCTACATTAGGAAAAAATGTAAGGGTTAAAAAACAGCagaaattcttataaaataatagCTCTGAAACAATTTTAGGAGGAGGtattttggaaaattatttttggaTGAACATTTTATGCAAAAGCGTAAAATAGGTTTGGATATTTGTAAACTTTATGTACACAGAAAATACCCAAAGCCTTCTCCAAAAAGGTTTTTGCATAAATTTCTCAGAACTTATCAGAAACAAATACCACCAAAGTAAAGATCGACGAAAACAATGAACATACTGTGGTCAATGCCTTGGACATTATCCAATCCACGAGGTGGCCCACGTGGACCACCACCATATGGACCACTTCCAGGACCTCCAGGACCGCCCCCATCCCACTTCTTGCTGGATCCTGAACCTTTTCTGTAGGCATCTGTTTTTTCCATCTATGAAGGCATTGAGGCAGTTAATACATAGTCTACAATAGCATGATAGTAGTATCTATGTAGTTCTTAACCAGGAAAGTGAACATCCTTACCGAAAACATAGTTGCAAAAAACACGCTAATGAAGTTGATGATGGACCAAAAGAAATCAGTGATAGTCTTCAATCGCCATATAGAACGCTTGGATTTTACCACACCTGCAAC
The nucleotide sequence above comes from Nicotiana tabacum cultivar K326 chromosome 12, ASM71507v2, whole genome shotgun sequence. Encoded proteins:
- the LOC107785479 gene encoding uncharacterized protein LOC107785479 — protein: MAYVERGVVKSKRSIWRLKTITDFFWSIINFISVFFATMFSMEKTDAYRKGSGSSKKWDGGGPGGPGSGPYGGGPRGPPRGLDNVQGIDHSSLPACGSCCG